The following DNA comes from Pomacea canaliculata isolate SZHN2017 linkage group LG10, ASM307304v1, whole genome shotgun sequence.
CTACAACTCTATCCtcaccacccacaccacccTCGAGCACTCCGACTGTGCCTTCATGGTTGACAACGAGGCTATCTACGACATCTGCCGACGAAACCTCGACATCGAGAGACCCACCTACACCAACCTCAACCGTCTTATCGGTCAGATCGTGTCCTCTATCACCGCTTCTCTACGCTTCGATGGCGCCCTCAACGTCGACCTGACGGAGTTCCAGACCAACCTGGTGCCCTACCCCCGCATCCACTTCCCTCTGGCTACCTACGCCCCCGTCATCTCCGCCGAGAAAGCCTACCACGAGCAGCTGACGGTGGCCGAGATCACCAACGCCTGCTTCGAGCCGGCCAACCAGATGGTCAAGTGCGACCCTCGCCACGGCAAGTACATGGCCTGCTGCATGCTGTACCGCGGTGATGTCGTGCCTAAGGATGTCAACGCCGCCATCGCCACCATCAAGACCAAGCGCACCATCCAGTTCGTCGACTGGTGTCCCACTGGCTTCAAGGTAACCCAACTATAGATCAAgaatctgctttttttctttactacaAGAAACATAACTAGAAATGGgaaatgttcatttcttatTAACCTTTGTTTCTCACCTTCCGATGTTGTTTTGTCTTATAGGTGGGCATCAACTACCAGCCTCCTACAGTGGTGCCTGGTGGTGACCTGGCCAAGGTGCAGCGTGCCGTGTGCATGTTGAGCAACACCACGGCCATCGCCGAGGCCTGGGCCCGTCTCGACCACAAGTTTGACCTCATGTACGCCAAGCGCGCCTTCGTGCACTGGTACGTGGGTGAGGGCATGGAGGAGGGCGAGTTCTCCGAGGCCCGTGAGGATCTGGCGGCCCTGGAGAAGGACTACGAGGAGGTCGGCGTCGACTCCGTAGAAGGCGAGggtgaaggagaaggagaggaaTATTAAACAACTCTACCTCATCGCCAGACTTCTCTCCGAATAATCAATACCGGTCACAAAGTTGTTGCGTTATGAGACAGAACTATGACCATATTTGGTTCTAGTACTTCAGCTGTTAAAACAATCATTCTAAAAGAAATATCTTTGTTACGACGATGAAAATCTCGAACTCGGcaatgtttcatgtttttggATACGAAAATATGTGActttaaagttaattttgtaCGTAAGTTCGTGCTTAAGTAATGCAAATTAAAACAGTTCTTATGTTTTTAGCTCATCTttttagtgaaataaaaaaatccgtTTCTATCCCCAGCTCTTGGAAAAATTGGCGTTTACATTGTTTTTCAATCATTAagcttatttcttcttcttttttttttttttttttttttttgcatttcacaTTATTGTgtttctatctatctattcctcttcgtgcatcaggttgcacataaggctcaaccagagtccgccaccgatgtcgatcggctgaaacccgctctagtgacccatgtccagccctttcccttcatctccctttccactgttcttctccaagtttcctttgggcggcctcgttttcttcggccgtctggagtccatcgtaggcgactgtggaaaggtctgctgtctgctggcggagcacatgtccaatccatcgccaacgccttcgttgaacctgcgtggtgatggactcggtttcagttcttcggtggagttcttcgttggtgatagtgttggccaaaagatgttaagtatgcctgaggcatctgttttggaagacgtcaagcttgttactgatggttttggtcatcttccaagattctgatccataaggagggtgctgatcacatttgacttgaagattctcagcttgatcttctggctgatgttttttgccttccatgtgctcctgagtgaggcgaggcctggctggctttcgccagtcgggctcgaatctccacctccacatccccggtgtttgacattttggacccaagataggtgaaactgtcaacttcctcaatctcttctccatttagtttgatgctgtcttggactctggcgttcactctcatacttttcgttttctttgtgctgaccttcaagccaaggtttccagctgtttctgagaaggcctttgttttttctgcatgtcttggtggcggtgtgacagcagggcaatgtcatcagcaaagtctaagtcttctagcgctgttgttgctgtcatagtcatggtccatctgatccctctcctctcactgttggtggaagtcttcatgatccagtccatggccaggatgaagaggaacggcgacagaatgcagcctgcttcacccggtactgacgttgaaggggtctgtgagctccgtgtcacagacaacctgggatttaaaatcgctgtacagcattgcaatgacctgaacaagttttgcagggactccgtaatgtctcaggatcttccataaggactcgcggtggatgctgtcaaagccttctccaggtcgatgaaattgatgtacagcggtgtgttccattcgttgctctgctccagaatctgtcgcagaatgaagatgtgttcagagcaggatcgccagggcgaaatcctgcttgctgtggtcggaggtcttctcaagagttgccgtcagtcttgacaaaacaatcttgctgaagaccttgctggtgagggaaagaagtgttatgccctccaattattgcagtctccaagatctcctttcttggtaacttgaagatgagccctgtcttccacgcaacagggacctgccctgattccaaatttgcctgaagatttcagtcagcttgggagctgtcacatttatatctgctttcaacatctctgctgttattccatctgcccctggtgctttgccgctcttcattgtcttgactgctgctgtcacttcttccaggcttggtgggtctgtgcagatgtcaaggtctatagctgctggctggatgtctgcaagctgagggatctggtctgttcagaaccgactcaaaatgttccctccagcgctgtagttttcctgcctctcctctATAACATTACgctcatgtctttcactggaacatcactgttcttaaacccgtttttagctgtttgtttatcttgtacagtgtcttcaggtcatttttacttgctgcattttctgcttcatctgccagtttctctatatggtcttttgtctgttcttgcatcctctttacctctttgtttagttttgtatacctttgtctgagttgttccttcaggcgttcagatctggtgctgttgattctttgtttggctgactttctctcttctatcttcttccatgtctcttctctgatccactgttctttctttttccgttggaagcccagtattttctctcctgattcctgtaagactcgattgaagtcgtctaaggtcatctcttgttggtctcctagtgcctggaacctgttctttacttccatagcaaaggccctttcggtggctggattttttagtttgccggagtccactctctgctgacgtgctgtttcctcgtgatcgacgcagcttcagagaaactgtggctatcacaagagtgtggtcactggcaatgtctgctcctctgtaggctctaacatttgaagtgagctcctccattttcggttgatgatgacatgtctatctggttctttgtggtcccatctggtgatgtccatgttgccttgtggatgtctttgtgtggaagagtgtgcctccaatcagtaggttgttttcttcacaaaagtctgccagtctctctccgttgtcattgatggttccgattccatgtttgcccatgaatgctcctgcaggtgttgtcacttcccccttggcattgaggtcgccgatgatgagcaacatgtcatgggctggaacgctctctgaggctgcttggagctgattgtaaaaagcatccttgtcttctgctcagagtcatttgttggtgatagcaggctagcactgtcagcttggtgtacttggaatggaaacttgctctcaaaagcctgggtccataaggcttccattccagcagtgccttttccgttttcttgttgaggagtagagctactccttcagagtgctgagcgtctgatcttcctgagaaaagatggtatgtcctgacgctagtctcctctttccgtgccggtccatctgacctcactgactcccaggatgtccaagttgtagttgtcaaactccttgactaattggagcatcctgccagtctggtacaaggtctggacgttccagcacccaccctcaacttttgcctcggcttcagtaaatccgctgtcgggcgccagctccctttcgggtttggctgtcgtccgtcattagtccagtctcctggtgtgcttcattaccttcgccatctgtgacgagttctctggttttagtttctgtaacatgatttttttttacatggtggggttgttacctaccacaacctattttacctctagtgAGGTGTCCACTAGtccctcttacgacatgcctggctggatggcagggacctattcttacaatgcttgctaggcaagcataccccggggtcccacaggggattATTGtgtttagtaaaataataacaagatgTTTTCTCCTcttacatattttctttcccATTCTTGGGCTGTCACTTTCAGTATACTTTCTAACACACGCACTACCCTTCCTTCCCCTCATagagataaagagaagaaaaagaaagctacGGTCACGTCCCATTCTCAGGAATCATCGAACTGTTCAAACGTGAACACTGCGGAGAAAACCGGGCAGCATACTGTTTTCATTAACAACAATTAGGTGCAGCACAGCGTTGCGGCGCTGTAACGTGGTGATAGTGTGGTGTCGCTGCATGGTCCTGCTGGGACGACACAAGGCCATGCAGCGCCGGTCGCCCGGCGACGGTCCACAGCGGCCGCGCATGCTAACGATGTGTATCGATTGCTTGTAGCGTATGCGCGCACCTCTAGCTGGCATGGCGACTTCTGTTCCCAGCATCGCGTTATCGACTAGGCTTCGTGTGCTGTGTGCAAACAAGTGCAGCTCCTGCAGAATCTCTCCATCCACACCGACTTTAAAACTGACTGAAGCGACAGTTTTATTACTTGCTGACCCTAGCACGACCTGAACAATTTAGTAGGTTGGACGTTGATAGGGACGCAGCCATCTTGCAGGAactaatgacaaaataaataaataaaaaaataccccTCAACACCATGGTTTCTCATTGTTCCTTACATTGGTTTGTGGTTGCAGTTAGGGGCGTTTTAACCAAAGAAAAACTCCATGCAGCAAAATGGTACAATACAATATAATCTTAatgatccccaggggcaattcagatagtgctcatactagcaataatatattcatgtaatgatataaaagagattttataaacatacatgttgaaatagtctctctctctcacattcctaacaacagcagatacagtgggTGACCCCAGGTCACCCCAGCAAGATCGGGgtcagtagagtttatcaagtgaatgacacgtggaatgaatgagttgcggtgacgattggttccTGTATACAGACATCGCGTACTACAGCCAGACTACAAGAATgaaactcacatgccaacacatggtcagaaatagagaggatgcatgatgccttcctgaggatttgtTGATGACATAAGGCTGAAATATCCCTCTGCCTTGTTCCCGTGATCTTGGAACATATATtaaaaagggagacaagactgctcctgttccctagggagaggctATAGAACTAAGAGATGAAAAATGCCAACATTTTAAATTGAGTTTGTTAAATCTCCATTTAGATTGAGTTTTTATTGATAACATTTGATAATGTATGCAGTATTATAAAAGCCGAATAGTTTaacatgtgcttttttaaattttacatagCAATGTTTAAAGCACGTGTCGGTAcaactaaagtttttttttaaaaaatagaactaaacatcaacaaagtgAACCAAGAAGGAAATGAGTGCAGCCGATGGGGTAGACGAGTCGGATGAATGTTTCCACAAGTCTCTATTACACATTTTGCATAGGGAAGGATAGTTAAAAGTTCATAATCAGATATAATAaatacaacatttttcttttataagcaAATCTAATAAGTATAACATCATAGCAATTATTTCCagtgaaaataattgtttctccGGTATTGATTGGTGTTTAGCCCACATCCTATCTCTGTCACCACCAGTCGGTTGGCAGGAAAGGTGTCAAAGCTTTTTGAACCGGCTAAAGCCTCCGCTCGTGCTACTCTATTGCTAATGTTCTGTATTTTGTTCCCCGTGGATTTATTTCCATGAACGATTCAGTATATGGGGGGAGGGGTGTGAGAAGTGGAGGGGTCTAGGAAAACGTTTGAATAATATTTTAGCCTCGCACCGATCCTAGACACGCCACAAGCAGGCTTAAAGGGCAAGGCAAGTGAAATAACAGTTGAGTTTGAACGGTGGAATTTGACGGCGTAAAGTTTCAgctaaaaatttgtaaaataatttttttttttttacaaattttcgTATTCAAATGAAGCCAGTACCTGGCACCCGTGAAGGTAGCGTGTGCACAGtcttgtataaaaaaaattgtctggcATCCACTATATTGCTTTCTGAAAGGTAGAACTAGCTGACATttgattttgttgatttttcgaCTTGATGTTATATTCCTGGGCTGCTGAGCTACAGTAGTCTCTATAGCAGTCATTTACACTTCTTgtcaaactctctctctctttctatatatgtatataaggtCGCGAGTTAGGTCAGCTTGTTTTCCATTGCGAAATGGCATATGGAAACATGGTAGCCTCCATGAACCAGCCTGAAACTTTGTTTTAGATACATGATTGTAAATGATTTCTTTGTAACATGCAATTTTAAGCAGAACAAATCAGGAAAGTTTCCACCAGGAAGCCTACTTTGTTATTAGACTTGCTTTGCTCTTTAACTGGTCAGTCCCGCGCTAGCCTCATGGGAAGGTGTGATGACCTCTAAGTTCGCTTACCCCAAACTGCAACAGCAATTAAGATAATTGTTTTGACAGCGATGCAAGCTGCTCATcctattatcatcatcatcatcatcattattattattattattattattattattattattattggcagGTCTCGTATTGTTTCGTGTACGAATGGTGttttgtgtctgacgtcttgtgtgcgtcatttgttctacgtcacttgaagcagaaaaagacgtcatatatgaaaaaaaaaaaggagttgcTCTCTAATGTCCTAGTGAGCGGGAAAATAACGGTCTTTGTCagccatcttctttatgactctctcaGGGACATTCCTCTGAATTTATGCCTCTTCTACTCGATACACCTACAAATTTCTTCATCCTCATTGTCATCTGCGAGAGATCGTCGAgcgttgtgtatgtgtgtgtgtgtaatacgtcgtgcgtatgtaaggtaagtgtacgttgaTCTTATTAcaacgataatgatgatgaagaaatatTGACTAGCTTAATGCTAGTTTGGTAGCCTGACTAGGTGTGgatttgaaaaaaggaaaacaaattatggATAACATTATTTACAGTTCATGCTTACGCAATTTCCTTCATAGTACTAAAAGgctaaatatacacacatacataattaaataattttaacaaattgaaaataaagatacaaagttttagaaacaaaaaatagtatttataaattatatgcaTAAACTGGAAGCATCCAAAGAAAGGATTCATCTTTAAAACTGTTAATTCAGATTAATGAAatgcatactttaaaaaaaaaaaa
Coding sequences within:
- the LOC112573553 gene encoding tubulin alpha-1A chain-like, with the translated sequence MRECISIHVGQAGVQIGNACWELYCLEHGIQPDGQMPSDKTIGGGDDSFNTFFSETGAGKHVPRAVFVDLEPTVVDEVRTGTYRQLFHPEQLVTGKEDAANNYARGHYTIGKEIVDLVLDRIRKLADQCTGLQGFLIFHSFGGGTGSGFTSLLMERLSVDYGKKSKLEFAIYPAPQVSTAVVEPYNSILTTHTTLEHSDCAFMVDNEAIYDICRRNLDIERPTYTNLNRLIGQIVSSITASLRFDGALNVDLTEFQTNLVPYPRIHFPLATYAPVISAEKAYHEQLTVAEITNACFEPANQMVKCDPRHGKYMACCMLYRGDVVPKDVNAAIATIKTKRTIQFVDWCPTGFKVGINYQPPTVVPGGDLAKVQRAVCMLSNTTAIAEAWARLDHKFDLMYAKRAFVHWYVGEGMEEGEFSEAREDLAALEKDYEEVGVDSVEGEGEGEGEEY